ACGCGCGCCGATCTCGGGTTGGTCCTCGCGCTCGTCGCGGCGAAGGTGGTCGGCCGTCGTCCGCATGACCGTCAGATCACCGGATCCGGAGAACTTCAGACAGTCCCACCAGGACGGCAACCCGACCATGATCTCCAACGCCTCGGTCAGACTCTGGCCGATCAGGCCAGCCTGTCCTTCGGAGCTGGCATACAGCACAGGTCGGTCCTTGCCAGCGTCACCACAGAGGAAGAACGTCCCGCCGGTGAAGTCGCCGGCAACGGCCTCCAGAGCAAGCCCGGACGAGAGCCGGACGGGCTCCCCGTGATCGCCCCGCGAGAGATCGAACTCGCAGACGCGCCAGAGCAGTTCGGCGAGGCCGGAGTCTCCTCGTATCGAGTCCAGGATTACTTCGTCGCGAGTCACGCCGCGGACGATAGCAGTGGCCTGAACGGCGCACTGCATACCGTTGACCAGGGAGTGCAGGGCGCCAAGGTCTGCGAAGACACAACAGAGTTGCGGAAAACGACCGTTGAGCCGCAACCCCGACACGCACCGCCGCCCTCGAACCAGCCCTCAGCCCAAATGCGTAGCCGCGAACATCCGCAACACAGCCGGCAGTACGACCACGGACGGCCCCGGTTCCCCCAACGCCTTTGCCAGGTCCGACTCCAGCGCCTCCGGACTGGTCCGAACCCCCCGCACCCCGAACGACTCCGCCAGCGCCACATAATCCGGCCGGGTCAGCTCCGTCGCCGTGGCCTCGCCGAACGCGTCCGTCATGTACTCGCGGAGGATGCCGTAGCCGCCGTCGTCGACGATGAGCCACGTGACGTTCAGGTCGTACTGCTTGGCCGTGGCCAGCTCCGCGATGGAGTACAGCGCACCCCCGTCCCCCGACACCGCCAGCACCGGACGCGTCGGGTCGGCAGCCGCCGCGCCCAGCGCCGCCGGGAAGCCGTAGCCGAGGCCGCCGGCGCCCTGGGCGGAGTGGAGGTGGTTGGGGCCCTTCGCGTCGAAGGCCGACCAGGCCCAGTAGGCGAGGATCGTCATGTCCCAGAAGGACGGGGAGTTGGCGGGCAGAGCCCTTCGGACCGACTCCAACACGCCCTGTTCCAGGGTGAGTTCCTGGGACGCGATGCGTTCGCGGACCTTGCCCAGCAGCTCCGCCACCCGCACCGGCGCCGAGGTGTCCGCCCGCTCCGTCACCGTCTCCAGCAGCGCCTGCAACCCGTGCCACGCGTCCGCGTGGATCCCCAACGCCGGGTGGTTCGACTCCAGTTTGCCCAGGTCCGCCTCGATCTGGACGACCCGGCCGCGCGGGGCGAACGTGTGGTAGTTCGAGGAGAGTTCGCCCAGGCCCGAACCCACCACCAGCACTACGTCCGCGTCCTCCAGGAAGTCCGTCGTATAGCGGTCCTCCAGCCAGGACTGGAGCGACAGGGGATGCGTCCACGGGAACGCGCCCTTCCCACCCGGCGTCGTCACCACCGGCGCCTGGAGTTTCTCCGCCAATTGTCGCAGTTTCTTGGACGCGTCAGCCCGTACGACTCCCCCGCCCGCGATGATCGCCGGGCGGGACGCCTTCGACAGCAAGTCGGCTGCTACGGCCGTCAGTTCGGGGCGCGGCAGAACGTCCTCCGGTGTCGCGTCCACCGCCGTCACCACCGGCAACAGCGTGGGAGCCAGCAACACGTCCTGCGGGATCTCCACCCACACCGGACCGTGCGGAGCCGTCAGCGCCGACTTCCACGCCTCCGCGATCGCCGACGGGATCTGCGACTGGGTGCGGACCGTGTGGACGGTCTTCACCACGCCCCTGAACGAGGCGGACTGGTCGGGCAGTTCATGCAGATACCCGTGCCTGCCACCGCCCAGACCCGCCGTCGGGATCTGGCTGCTGATCGCCAGGACGGGAGCCGAGGCCGCCCTCGCCTCCTGGAGCGCGGCCAAGGACGTCAGCGCGCCCGGGCCCGTCGACAGCAGCAGCGGTGCCGCCTCGCCCGTGATGCGGCCGTACGCGTCCGCCGCGAAACCGGCGTTGTTCTCCACCCGTAGGCCGATGTACCGGAGGTCGGAGCGGCGCAGCGCGTCGAACATGCCGAGCGCGTGCTGGCCCGGCAGGCCGAACACCGTCGTCGCGCCGAGGCCCGCCAGGGTCTCCACGACCAGGTCACCGCCGTTGCGCCCGGGGGGCGGGTTCAGGGCGGCGGAGATCTGCGCTGCCGTCGGGCGGAGTTCCAGGTCGTGGTCGTGCGTCACTTGCTCTCTGTCTCCCTGTGAGTCACCAATTGCCCGGCCGGCGTTACGAGTTGCGTGCCTCGGCGATCTGCCGGGACATGATCGTGATCAGGTCGTACGCGGTGTGCGACGCGGCCACCGACGTGATCTCGGCGTGGTCGTACGCCGGTGCCACCTCGACGACGTCCGCCGACACCAGGTTGCAGGATGACAGGCCGCGCAGGATCTCCAGCAACTCGCGGGAGGTCAGGCCGCCTGCCTCGGGCGTGCCGGTGCCGGGCGCGTGGGCCGGGTCGAGGCAGTCGATGTCGATGGAGATGTACAGGGGGCGGTCGCCGATGCGCTGGCGCAGTTGGTCGGCGACCTCGTCGGCACCCCGGCGGTACACGTCCGCCGACGTGACGATGCCGAAGCCCATCTTCTCGTCGTCCTTGAGGTCCTGCTTGCCGTACAGCGGACCGCGGATACCGACGTGCGAGAGTGCCTCCGTGTCGAGGATCCCCTCCTCAACTGCCCTGCGGAACGGCGTCCCATGGGTGTACTCGGCCCCGAAGTACGTGTCCCAGGTGTCGAGATGGGCGTCGAAGTGCAGCAGCGCCACCGGGCCGTGCTTCTTCGCGACCGAGCGCAGCAGCGGGAGCGCGATCGTGTGGTCGCCGCCCAGGGTCATCAACCGCGCGCCGGTGTCCAGGAGTTGGTCCGCCGCGGCCTCGATGGTCTCGACGGCCTCGTTGATGTTGAACGGGTTCGCCGCGATGTCACCGGCGTCCGCGACCTGCGCGAGCGCGAACGGGGACGCGTCCTGCGCAGGGTTGTACGGCCGCAGCAGCCGGGACGCCTCGCGGATCGCGTTGCCGCCGAAGCGCGCGCCCGGCCGGTAGGAGACACCGGCGTCGAACGGCACCCCGACCACCGCCACGTCCGCGGTGCCGACCTCGTCCAGGCGCGGCAGCCGGGCGTAGGTCGCGGGGCCGGCGTACCGCGGGGTGCGGGAGGAGTCGACCGGGCCTCGGGGCGTCTCGTTGCTGGTCATGGGCACTGCCTTCTTTCCTACGCTTCGTCGCGTATGGGATTTTTCCTGCGTTTTTGTACGCCTGACTACGACTTTACTGGTGGGCGGCGACCGGTTCGGACGCGCGTTCGGGCACACCCCGCCCCGCGAGCCGGTCCCGCCACGCGGCGAGGACAGCCGCGTCGGTCGCCGGCGTGGCGAGGGAGACGGTCACATAGGCGGCCAGAGACAGCAACAGGCCGTAGTACACAGGCTCGTTGGCGAGGATGCCGTAGGTCGCCATCAGGCCGACGACCGCGAGGCCGCCGACGATCACCGAGGCGAGCGCGCCCTGTGCGGTGCCGCGCTTCCACAGCAGGCCGCCGAGGATCGGGACGAGGAGGCCGCCGACGAGGAGGTTGTACGCCACCGTCAGCGCCTCGACCACGTTGTTCAGCGCGATCGCCGTGACGATCACCGCGACGCCCATGACGAGGATGAAGACGCGGTTGCCCCGCACCTCGTCGTGCGTGTCCTCCCCCTCCCGGCCCTTGACCGCACCGCGCAGCCGCGACCAGATGTCGTTGTTGGCGACCGTGGCGCAGGCGATCAGCGCGCCCGACGACGTCGACATCACGGCGGCCAGGGCGGCGGCGAGCACCAACCCCCTTACACCGACCGGGAGTTCGTCCTTGACGATGGTCGCGAAGGCGTCGTCCGGGCTGCCGAGGTTCGGGTAGAGGACCTTGGCCGCCGTGCCGATGACGGCGCCCGCGACGGCGTAGACGAGGCAGTAGGTGCCCGCGACCGTGCCGCCCCACTTGGCTGTCTTATCGCTGCCTGCCGTGAACACGCGCTGCCAGATGTCCTGGCCGATGAGCATGCCGAACGTGTAGATCAGGACGTAGGTGAAGATCGTCTCGCCGCCGATGCCCAGCGGGTCGAAGTACTCGGTGGGCAGCTTCGCCTTCATCTCGCTGAAGCCGCCCGCCTTGACGACCGCGATGGGCAGCAGGAGCAGGAGCACGCCGATCGTCTTCACCACGAACTGCACCATGTCCGTCAGCGTGATCGACCACATGCCGCCGAGCGTCGAGTACGCGACGACGATCGAGCCGCCGAGGACGATCGCGAGGGTGCGGTTCATGTCGAAGAGGACGTCGAAGATCGTGGCGTAGGCGATGGTCGAGGTGACCGCCAGCATCAGGGTGTACGCCCACATGACGATGCCGGAGATGACACCCGCGCGGCCGCCGTAGCGCAGGTCCAGCATCTCGGAGACCGTATAGACCTTGAGGCGGGCGATGCGGGCGGAGAAGAAGACGGAGAGGGCCAGCAGGCCGAGGCCGATGGTGAAGACCATCCACGCCCCTGACAACCCGTACTGGTAGCCGAGGCCCACACCCCCGATGGTGGACGCGCCGCCCAGAACGATCGCGGCCATGGTGCCGGAGTACATGACCGGGCCCAGACGGCGGCCCGCGACCAGGAAGTCGCTCTTGGACTTGGCGCGGCGCATGCCCCACCAGCCCATGGCCAGCATGCCGGCCAGGTAGACGACGATGACGGTGTAGTCGACGGCCATACGGGGGCCTCCTTCGCGTGGTCGCTGCCTGGTCCGGGTCGACACTAGGTGGCCGGAAAGCGGCTGCGAAGTGTACGTTTCATCCATCCGAGCCCGAGGCGATGGAGGAAACGTCCACCATGCCGGACCTCACGGTTCCGCCCACACCGCCCACCCCACCCGTGCTCCTCTCCGCCCTCCTGGCCCGCGAGGACCTGGGGCTGCGCCAGATCGCCGGGCCGTCCGACCCCGACGTCGCGATCCACTGGGCGCACACGTCGGAGATGCCGGACCCCTATCCGTACCTGCTGGGCGGCGAGCTGCTGCTGACGGCGGGCGTCCACATCACCGACGCGGCCGGCTCGGGCACGTACTTCGACGACTACGTCGCCCGGATCGTCGAGGCGGGCGGCGTGGCCCTCGGCTTCGGCGTCGCACCGGTCCACGACACGGTGCCGCGCGCCCTGGTCGCGGCCTGCGACCACTACGACCTCCCCCTACTGGAGGTCCCGCCGCCCACCCCGTTCTCCCGCGTGGCCCGCGCGGTCTGGCAGCTGATGGCCCAGGCCCGCCTCGCCGAACTCCGCCGCGTCACCGAGGCCCAGCAGAGCCTCGCCGCAGCGGCCTCCCGCCCGGATCCGGTCCCTTCGGTGCTACGACAGCTCGCCCAGCGGGTCAGCGGGCTCGCGGTGCTCTACGGCCCGGACGGCACGGAGATCGCGGCGGCGGGGCGTGGAGCGTCAGGGGTGGAGACGCGGGAGGCGTTGGCGGGGCTGGTGCGGGTGGTACGACCCCGGGCAGCCTCGGCCTCATCCCCTACGTCTACGCCCCCTACGTCCCCTACATCCTCTACGTCCCCCACCTCCGCCACCGACACCGTCCCCGGCGCCCACCTCGCCGCGTACGCCCTGGGTACCGGTCAGGGTTTCGTCCTGGGTGTCGCCGCCCCGCAGCGCGCCCCCGGCGACCACACCATCGCCTCCGTCGCCGCCGTCCTCCTCTCCCTCCTCACCGGCGAACACCAGAGCCGCACGGGAGCGGACCGTTCGTCGGCGCTCGTACGGCTGCTGCTGGGCGCCCCGCCGGAGGACGTCGCGTCGCTGCTCGGCGGGGACCGGTGGCTCGTCGTACACGCCGCGCCCGACGCCGGAGCCGACCGTGCCCCCGACCCCGTCGCCGCCTCCGCGCTCGGCGCCGCCCTCGGCTCCACGCTGATCGACCAGGCACCGGAGGTCGTACGGGTACTCCTCCCCGCCGATCGCGAACCCGCCCCGCAACCCGGCTGGACCCTGGGGGTCAGCGCCGCCGTCGCTCCGGAGGACTGGTCCGCCGCCGACACCCAGGCGGCCCGTGCCCTGGCCCGCGCCCGTGCGACCCGTACCCCGCTGGTAGGACACGGTTCCGCCGGCCGCGCCGGGCTCGACGGACTCGTACCGCACGACGAGGCCGAGGCGCACGCCCGCGCCCTGCTCGCGCCGCTCGCCGCGCACCCCGCGCTCACCGAGACCCTGCGCACCTGGCTCTCCCTGCACGGGAGTTGGGACCGTACGGCGGTCGCCCTGGCCGTGCACCGCAACACCGTGCGGCAGCGGATCGCGCGGAGCGCGGCGCTGCTGGAGGCGGACCTGGACGATCCGGACGTACGGATGGAGCTGTGGTTCGGCCTGCGTCACCTGTGAGCGGTCGCCGGTGAGTGATCCACATCCCAGCGTTCGGGACGTCGGGCGGGCGCACATCTCTCTGCTCCACAATGGGAACCATGCCGATACCCGGGACCCCCAGCCGCGCCGAGCTCGTCGATCACCTTGTGAAGACCCGTATCGCGGGCGACGTAGCCACGCCCCGCGAGAACAACCTCTCGCACTACCGCAAGCTCGCGAACGGCGACCGCCACTACTGGCTCGGCCTGGAGCTCGGCAGCCGCTGGACCGACGAGCAGGACGTGCTCGCGGTGATGGCGGAGCGGGTGGGCGTGAACGACGATCCCGAGTACCGCTACGGCCAGGACACCATCGACCCGGAGCTGACGGTCGAGGGTCTCGACCGGCTGGCGGCGCGGCTACGCAAGGCGGCCGACGGCGAGCAGCGGGTGCTCTTCGCGACCGGTCACCCGGGCGGTCTGCTGGACGTGCACCGTGCCACGGCCGCCGCCCTGCGCACGGCCGGCTGCGAGATCGTGGTGATCCCGGAGGGGTTGCAGACGGAGGAGGGGTACGTCATGCAGTTCGCGGACGTGTCCGTCCTGGAGCATGGCGCGACACTGTGGCACACGCACTCCGGTGAGCCGATGAAGGCGATCCTCACCGCCCTGGAGCGCGAGGGCCGCCCGCTGCCCGACCTGGTCGTCGCCGACCACGGCTGGGCGGGCTACGCGGGCCGCCACGGCGTCGACTCCGTGGGCTACGCCGACTCCAACGACCCGGCGCTCTTCCTCGCCGAGTCGGAGGGCACCGTCCAGGTGGCGGTCCCCCTCGACGACCACGTCGTCAGCCCCAGGTACTACGACCCGATGACGGCGTATCTGCTGGCGGAGGCGGGACTGAGCTGAGGGGCAGCCCTCAACTCCCTTGTCACGGCCAGGGGTTGAGCCCTTCGGCCCGGCGCTGCGCGTATCCCGGTGTCGGGTCCAGGTAGACCCGGCTGACCGCCGGGAACGCCTCCCGCAGCCGCTGCTCGGCCTGTTCGCAGGCCCACTCGATCTGCGCGGCGCTCGACCGGTCCCGGAAGTCGATCTTCGCGGCGACCAGCGCCTCGCGCGGGCCCTGCACGAGGGTCGTCAACTCCAGTACGGCCTCGATGTGTTCGACCCCGAGGAGCTCCTCGCGGATGCGGTCCCGCATGGCCTTGGGGAGGGGGCGGCCGATGAGGAGTTCGGCGTTGGAGCGGCCGAGCACCCAGGCGACGTAGAGCAGCAGGAAGCCGATGCAGAGGGACGCGATGCCGTCCCAGACGCCGGAGCCGGTGAGCTGGCCGCCGAGCAGGCCGCCGGCCGCGAGGACCAGGCCGACGAGCGCGGCGGAGTCCTCAAGTACTACGGCCTTCACGGCGGTGTCGGGGGTGTAGCGGAGGTAGCGCTTGAAGGAGGCGTCGAAGCGTGCCGCCTCGCCGCGCGCCTGGCGTACGCCCGTCCGCAGGGAGTAGCCCTCCAGGAGGAAGGCGACGCCGAGCACGATGTAGGAGATCAGCGGGTCGCCGAGGTCCTCACCGGCGACGAGGGTGTGGACGCCGTCGTAGATCGAGAAGACCGCGCCGCCGACGAAGGTGGCGACGGCGGCGAGCATCGCCCAGATGTAGCGCTCGGGGCCGTAGCCCAGAGGGTGTTCCTCGTCGGCGGGCTTGCCGCTGCGTTTGAGGGCGGTGAGGAGGAGGAGTTCGGTCACCGTGTCGGCGACCGAGTGCGCGGCCTCCGACAGCATCGCGCTGGAGCCGCTGATGACGCCGGCGACCGCCTTGGCGAGCGCGATGCCCAGGTTGGCGACGGCCGCGACGATCACGGTGACGGTGGACTCGCCGCCGCCGTCACCCTCCTCTGTCTCCTCTGTTTCTGCCATGCCCTCAGTGTTCCCGAGGAACCCGGA
The nucleotide sequence above comes from Streptomyces sp. N50. Encoded proteins:
- a CDS encoding sodium:solute symporter, producing the protein MAVDYTVIVVYLAGMLAMGWWGMRRAKSKSDFLVAGRRLGPVMYSGTMAAIVLGGASTIGGVGLGYQYGLSGAWMVFTIGLGLLALSVFFSARIARLKVYTVSEMLDLRYGGRAGVISGIVMWAYTLMLAVTSTIAYATIFDVLFDMNRTLAIVLGGSIVVAYSTLGGMWSITLTDMVQFVVKTIGVLLLLLPIAVVKAGGFSEMKAKLPTEYFDPLGIGGETIFTYVLIYTFGMLIGQDIWQRVFTAGSDKTAKWGGTVAGTYCLVYAVAGAVIGTAAKVLYPNLGSPDDAFATIVKDELPVGVRGLVLAAALAAVMSTSSGALIACATVANNDIWSRLRGAVKGREGEDTHDEVRGNRVFILVMGVAVIVTAIALNNVVEALTVAYNLLVGGLLVPILGGLLWKRGTAQGALASVIVGGLAVVGLMATYGILANEPVYYGLLLSLAAYVTVSLATPATDAAVLAAWRDRLAGRGVPERASEPVAAHQ
- a CDS encoding PucR family transcriptional regulator, translated to MPDLTVPPTPPTPPVLLSALLAREDLGLRQIAGPSDPDVAIHWAHTSEMPDPYPYLLGGELLLTAGVHITDAAGSGTYFDDYVARIVEAGGVALGFGVAPVHDTVPRALVAACDHYDLPLLEVPPPTPFSRVARAVWQLMAQARLAELRRVTEAQQSLAAAASRPDPVPSVLRQLAQRVSGLAVLYGPDGTEIAAAGRGASGVETREALAGLVRVVRPRAASASSPTSTPPTSPTSSTSPTSATDTVPGAHLAAYALGTGQGFVLGVAAPQRAPGDHTIASVAAVLLSLLTGEHQSRTGADRSSALVRLLLGAPPEDVASLLGGDRWLVVHAAPDAGADRAPDPVAASALGAALGSTLIDQAPEVVRVLLPADREPAPQPGWTLGVSAAVAPEDWSAADTQAARALARARATRTPLVGHGSAGRAGLDGLVPHDEAEAHARALLAPLAAHPALTETLRTWLSLHGSWDRTAVALAVHRNTVRQRIARSAALLEADLDDPDVRMELWFGLRHL
- a CDS encoding cation diffusion facilitator family transporter, whose protein sequence is MAETEETEEGDGGGESTVTVIVAAVANLGIALAKAVAGVISGSSAMLSEAAHSVADTVTELLLLTALKRSGKPADEEHPLGYGPERYIWAMLAAVATFVGGAVFSIYDGVHTLVAGEDLGDPLISYIVLGVAFLLEGYSLRTGVRQARGEAARFDASFKRYLRYTPDTAVKAVVLEDSAALVGLVLAAGGLLGGQLTGSGVWDGIASLCIGFLLLYVAWVLGRSNAELLIGRPLPKAMRDRIREELLGVEHIEAVLELTTLVQGPREALVAAKIDFRDRSSAAQIEWACEQAEQRLREAFPAVSRVYLDPTPGYAQRRAEGLNPWP
- the speB gene encoding agmatinase — its product is MTSNETPRGPVDSSRTPRYAGPATYARLPRLDEVGTADVAVVGVPFDAGVSYRPGARFGGNAIREASRLLRPYNPAQDASPFALAQVADAGDIAANPFNINEAVETIEAAADQLLDTGARLMTLGGDHTIALPLLRSVAKKHGPVALLHFDAHLDTWDTYFGAEYTHGTPFRRAVEEGILDTEALSHVGIRGPLYGKQDLKDDEKMGFGIVTSADVYRRGADEVADQLRQRIGDRPLYISIDIDCLDPAHAPGTGTPEAGGLTSRELLEILRGLSSCNLVSADVVEVAPAYDHAEITSVAASHTAYDLITIMSRQIAEARNS
- a CDS encoding thiamine pyrophosphate-binding protein, with product MTHDHDLELRPTAAQISAALNPPPGRNGGDLVVETLAGLGATTVFGLPGQHALGMFDALRRSDLRYIGLRVENNAGFAADAYGRITGEAAPLLLSTGPGALTSLAALQEARAASAPVLAISSQIPTAGLGGGRHGYLHELPDQSASFRGVVKTVHTVRTQSQIPSAIAEAWKSALTAPHGPVWVEIPQDVLLAPTLLPVVTAVDATPEDVLPRPELTAVAADLLSKASRPAIIAGGGVVRADASKKLRQLAEKLQAPVVTTPGGKGAFPWTHPLSLQSWLEDRYTTDFLEDADVVLVVGSGLGELSSNYHTFAPRGRVVQIEADLGKLESNHPALGIHADAWHGLQALLETVTERADTSAPVRVAELLGKVRERIASQELTLEQGVLESVRRALPANSPSFWDMTILAYWAWSAFDAKGPNHLHSAQGAGGLGYGFPAALGAAAADPTRPVLAVSGDGGALYSIAELATAKQYDLNVTWLIVDDGGYGILREYMTDAFGEATATELTRPDYVALAESFGVRGVRTSPEALESDLAKALGEPGPSVVVLPAVLRMFAATHLG
- a CDS encoding phosphatase, with the translated sequence MPIPGTPSRAELVDHLVKTRIAGDVATPRENNLSHYRKLANGDRHYWLGLELGSRWTDEQDVLAVMAERVGVNDDPEYRYGQDTIDPELTVEGLDRLAARLRKAADGEQRVLFATGHPGGLLDVHRATAAALRTAGCEIVVIPEGLQTEEGYVMQFADVSVLEHGATLWHTHSGEPMKAILTALEREGRPLPDLVVADHGWAGYAGRHGVDSVGYADSNDPALFLAESEGTVQVAVPLDDHVVSPRYYDPMTAYLLAEAGLS